A window of [Ruminococcus] lactaris ATCC 29176 genomic DNA:
CTGCAGTTAAGGCGATTGTAGATAATGTCCATAAGAACAAACCGGAAAAAGGTTTGATCCAGCTGCTGACGGTAACTGAAAAGCAGTATGCAAAGATGGATATTGTAATAGGTGAGACAAAAAGTGAAGTATTAGATACAGATGAAAGGCTGGTGATTCTATGAAGCTGGTACATATCAACCTGAATGAAGGTATTCTTGTCGATGCAATTAATTGCACAGAATGGGTAATAGAATCACCCGAATACTTTTCAGAATATGTAATGGAATTAGCAGGGCAGGTGGAAGGAAAAGAAGGCAGATTCGTATTATCAGATAATGAAAAAGAAGTTGATATTTCTAAAAATGTAGAGCTGATCTTTAATATTTTTGCATTAGATATAAATGAAAGAAAACTGATCAGCAAACTTTATATGGAATTGGAAAAGCTTACTGCGGACGAACGATTCTATGTGAAAACCCAGGAAATGAAGCAATATCTGCAAGAGTATTTATTACAGCTTGAACAGGAGACAGACTATATCCTTGATCTTGCGGATGAAATAGATTTTGCCTCATTATTTAAAGCTTTTGGTATTAAATATGAGGTACTGGAAGAAAACTTCTTAGAACGTCTTGTGAGATATATGCGAATAGTGGAACGATTATTAAAGAAAAAGCTTTTTGTATTTGTTAATTTGCGAAGTTATTTATCAAATCAGCAGATTGATGAATTAATAAAAGAAGCGACGTATCAGGAAATTCAGCTTTTATTGATTGAAACCTGTGCGAGAGATTGCATTGAGGGTGTAACAAGGTATATTATAGATAAAGATGGATGTGAAATATAACATCCTAACAGTTTGAGTACCTGTATTTTATGCGAATGATGGCATTTCATTTTTGAATTTGAGGTTTGAGAATGATGTAAAAATGTATGGTACTCAAACACTTGTGATGATTGCCCCTTGTCAATCTTTGTTTGAGAATGATGTAAAAATGTATGGTACTCAAACAGAATCCTTGCAACAGGTTTTACTTTCCACGTTTGAGAATGATGTAAAAATGTATGGTACTCAAACTATCCAATAATGCCTGTAACTCCGATTCTGTTTGAGAATGATGTAAAAATGTATGGTACTCAAACATGCAGTGGATGTTACAGAAGTATAGTAGTGTTTGAGAATGATGTAAAAATGTATGGTACTCAAACGAAGCAGAACGCACATGAACTGTATGCGGTGTTTGAGAATGATGTAAAAATGTATGGTACTCAAACTCTTTTGCCATGTTCTCAACCGTATCTTCGTTTGAGAATGATGTAAAAATGTATGGTACTCAAACAATAAAGCCATACAATCACTCCACACGGTAGTTTGAGAATGATGTAAAAATGTATGGTACTCAAACAGTTTTGACAGGAACAAAGAATCTCCCATCGTTTGAGAATGATGTAAAAATGTATGGTACTCAAACCAACCGATCCATTCGCATCTGATACAAGCTGTTTGAGAATGATGTAAAAATGTATGGTACTCAAACGACGGGAAAGCTGTGGATGCAGAGACAGGGTTTGAGAATGATGTAAAAATGTATGGTACTCAAACGTGGTCAAAGAAGAAGAGCAGGGACGGGTTGTTTGAGAATGATGTAAAAATGTATGGTACTCAAACCAATCAATGAATCAGAAATGATACAGAATGTTTGAGAATGATGTAAAAATGTATGGTACTCAAACACAAAATTCTCGGGAATTTTAAACCAGCGGTTTGAGAATGATGTAAAAATGTATGGTACTCAAACTGGATGCATGGTCCTGGACATTCTTTCGCCGTTTGAGAATGATGTAAAAATGTATGGTACTCAAACCATAGTGGCTACATTCCTCATCTGCAATATGTTTGAGAATGATGTAAAAATGTATGGTACTCAAACCAATCTTTGCATCTCTTGACATATTTTCTGTTTGAGAATGATGTAAAAATGTATGGTACTCAAACTCATCTTCTTCAATGGAATCGTATGATCCGGTTTGAGAATGATGTAAAAATGTATGGTACTCAAACTGCGGTGGCAGATATCGGGCAGCAGTGTAAGTTTGAGAATGATGTAAAAATGTATGGTACTCAAACTAAGCACAGGGAAATCATCAAAGATTCTTATACATGGAACTTCAAAAACGTGGCATATTCCGCATGATGCATGGAAAATTATAAAAGAAAATCATTACGAGTGGACAGCTCATTCCCATCCGACAATGACGAAAATAATTGCGTCACCGGAAGATCGAGAGACGTTAAAGCTATTTACCTGGCAAGAAAAAAGTATTATAATAGATTTGAAAGGTAATACAAAAGAGTTTACTGCAAGCACCCAGGATTGGATCAATGAGATATTAGGAGTGACAGGTTATGATAAGCGAGAAAAAGGCAACGAATATAGCTGGCCAAAGGCTGATTGAAAAATATGGACGTGCTTATGTTGAAAAATACAAGAACCATATTGGAATTATGTGGGAGAAAAAGTGTGGAAAATTAATAGTTGATTTTGACAAATACCATAAAGAAATAAATTCAGTGCCAGTAACTGATACAAGTGATGGGATTACGGTGAATGAAGACAATTTCCCGGATAGGATATTAACGGTCGAGGTAGATTTAAGAGATGGAAAATCCAAAATAATTAAAGAGTGATACCACTGCTCAAAAATGGTCGGTGGTATTTTTATACTCTTTTTTAGGAGGTGATGCAGTTTGATTGCGGTAAATATTACACCGCTTGGCCTGACGGTAGATGGCCATGCAGGATATGCGTTTGAGAATGATGTAAAAATGTATGGTACTCAAACGTGGCTGAACAGATTGATGAATATGAAAATGTTTGAGAATGATGTAAAAATGTATGGTAGTTAAAAATGGAAGAAATTTCTAAGTTTTAACTTGTTGTAGCATTTTTGCTGGGAGAGATAATGAATATGGAACTATTTGACGACTATTTCAAAAGAGATTATTGTAATTATATTGAAAGATTTCTCTGTTTGAAAATGAAGGAGTTAGTTCTTTTAAGGCAAGAAATAATTGATAACTCATTTATGCAAGAAATAGAGAAAGAAATTTCTTTAGATGTTATGAAATATGTTGATCATGTTGATAACGAGCTGGAACAGGGCTGTCGATCAATAGATTTTATTTATAGGGAATGGCTTGGGGAAATTGCGGGTATATGCAAGGTTATGGATTATAAAATGATTTGCTGCAGCAGATATGCGAGTGAAATGAACCGTGTTAACTGGAAACCAGTAAAAGAAATAATAAAAAAAGAAATAGCGCATAATCCATATCTAGGCTATAAAGAACTTGTGACTAAGGATTTATCATTGGATATAGAAATTGAACTGGAGTATTTAATAGAATCAGAACAATTGATAAGAAGAAAACCAAATCATAAAAACCCCAGATATAGATGGGAAGCAAGAATAAAATAATACAAGAGAATACGAATAAATAAGTTCACAGGAGAAAAGTCATGGTTAGAAATATTATAAAGGGCAAAAAGATTTTTGGGAGAAAAGCAAAACCGGCAACGGAAGCAGACCAGGAAATTGTAACAGATCTTTTAGATACATTGCGTGCCAATCGAGAAATATGCGTTGGAATGGCGGCAAATATGATCGGCATTAATAAATCGATCATTGCTGTGGCAGTGGGACCATTTCAGTTTGCAATGATTAATCCTGTGATAACTAAGATGTCAGGAGAATATAAGACAGAAGAAGGATGCCTTTCTTTGGAGGGAACCAGATTATGCACAAGATATGAAGAAATAGAGGTAGATTATCTGGACAGCAATTTTCAATTCTGTCATGGAAAGTATAGTGGCTGGACAGCACAGATCATACAGCATGAGATTGACCATTGTAAGGGGATTGTGATTTAATGTTAAAATACTATTATTTTGTAGAAGTCTTAAAATAAATTGAATTGTGAGGAAAAAATGGATTTTAAATATTGCAAATTAGAAATTTTTATACCGGAAGAAAATTTCCCGGAACTTCAGAAGGCTTTGCAGTCTGTAGATGCAGGGCATATAGGAAATTATGACTCATGTGTGTCCTGTTTAAGGCTTACCAGTTATTGGAGACCATTAGAAGGGACTGCTCCATATATAGGAAAAGCCGGGGAGATTAGTTGTGAACCGGAAATAAAAGCAGAGGTAACAGTATTTAAAGAAAAAGTGGATGAGACAATTGAGGTGGTCAAAAAAGTTCATCCGTATGAAGAACCGGTTATAAATGTAATTCCGATTTGGCGGACAAGTTTTTAAAAAAAGAAATAGACAATTAAAATGACCAACAGTCAAGAACATATTGACTGTTGGTCATTTTTACTGTATAGTGCTTTTAAGATGAAAATGACTAAAAGTCATAAAGGAAGGAGTTTGTGAAATGGTTAAATTTGGAAAGAAAGTGGTGAAGTTTCGTATACCGATTATTATTATCAGTATTTTACTGTTGATACCGGCAACTCTGGGATATATTAATACCAGAGTAAATTACGATGTATTGACATATTTGCCGGAAGATATTGAAACGATGCAGGGACAGGATATTCTGGTAAAGGATTTTGGAACAGGAGCATTTTCTATGTTTATAGTGGATGGGATGGAGGATAAAGATGTCTCGGCACTGAAGACAAAGATTGAGAATGTCGATCATGTCAGCAAGGTCTTATGGTATGATTCATTGGCAGATATAAGTATGCCAAAGAGTATGCTCCCTGAAAAGTTGTATGAAGTATTCAATTCAGATACGGGTACAATGATGGCAATCTTTTTTGATGAAGGAACTTCGTCAGATGGAACAATGGAGGCAATCGGGGAAATCCGTGAACTGGCAGGAAAGCAGTGTTTTCTGAGCGGAATGTCTGCGATTGTTACGGATACAAAAAATCTGGCAGAAAAAGAAACTCCGGTCTATGTACTGATTGCGGTTCTTTTGGCGATATTCGTATTAGGTATTACCATGGAATCATTTTTCGTTCCGTTACTTTTTATGCTTAGTATTGGTATGGCGATCGTATATAATCTTGGCAGCAACTATTTTCTGGGAGAGATTTCATATATTACCAAAGCACTGGCAGCAGTGTTGCAGTTAGGTGTGACATTGGATTATTCTATTTTCCTGATGCATAGTTATGAAGAACAGCAGATCCGGTATGATGGAGATAAAGAAAGAGCGATGGCACATGCGATTTCGCAGACATTTTCTTCAGTTATCGGAAGTTCGGTTACGACGGTAGCGGGATTTATTGCATTGTGCTTTATGACATTTACTCTGGGAATGGATATCGGAGTGGTCATGGTAAAAGGTGTTATTTTTGGAGTGTTGGCGTGCGTTACCATTTTGCCGTCCATGATTTTGTGCTGTGATAAGCTCATTGTTAAGACGAAGCATAAGCCGTTTTTGCCGGATATCGGGAAGCTTTCGGATAAAGTTACAAAAAGATATCTCGTATATGTAGTGATTTTCCTGGTGCTTTTATTCCCGGCGATTTATGGAAATAATCATACCTCTGTTTATTATAATCTGGATGAGACACTTCCGAAGGATCTTCCGAGCATTATTGCCAATGAAAAGCTGAAGGAAGATTATGATATGAATACAACGCATATGATCCTTGTTGACAGTTCTACAGAATCAGCGGATGTAGCAAAGCTGCTGAATAAAATGGAAAAAGTGGATGGTGTAAAATGGGCATTGGGATTAGATTCCCTGATCGGTCCGGCTATTCCGCAAAGTATGATTCCTGAGTCTGTCACAGGAATGTTGAAAAATGATAAGTACCAGCTTGTACTTGTCAATTCAGAATATAAAGTAGCGACAGATGAAATCAATGCACAGATCAAAGAACTGAATAAGATTCTTCATACATATGATAAAGGTGGAATGTTGATCGGCGAAGGACCGCTGACTGCTGATCTGATCGACATAACGGATACAGATTTTAAGACGGTAAGTGCTGTATCGATTGGAATTATATTTGTTATCATTTTACTCTTATTTAAATCAGTATCACTGCCGTTTATTTTAGTAGGTGTTATTGAATTTGCAATTTTTGTCAATATGGGGATCCCATATTATACGGGAACGAAACTCCCATTTGTTGCGTCTATTGTAATCGGTACGATTCAGCTTGGTTCGACGGTTGACTATGCTATTTTGATGACAACAAGATATAAAAGAGAAAGAAATCATGGAGCAGATAAATATAATGCGATCACGACAGCACATCGTGCATCTGCCCAGTCGATCATGGTCAGTGCATTAAGCTTTTTTGCTGCAACGATCGGTGTAGGTCTTTATTCCAATATTGATATGATCAGTTCCCTGTGTATCCTGATGGCGAGAGGTGCATTGATCAGTATGGTAGTGGTTATTTTTGTATTGCCATCGATGTTTATGGTATTTGATAAAATCATAGTAAAGACAAGTAAAGGATTTTTACCGAAAGAAGGATGATTCAGTTCTTTTAGAGATCATATAAAATGAAAAGAGCAACCCTGACTGCAAAAAAATAAGGTGATTTGCAGTCAGGGATTTTTTTGGTTATCAGAAATACGACAAAAATCCAAAAGCTCTTTTTTATTATGGAAATTTATGAAATATATATAAATTTGTGGAATCTAAATATTTCCACTTGAAAAAAGAACATACGTTCTATATAATAATATATAAGATGATGCAGATTAGAATTTTTGGATCACCAGGGAGCTGGCAAAGGGGATTTAGAGGATCAAATGTTGGTATGATGCACATTCGGGGAGGAACTGTGGGATGAAAGAGAGAACTTATATTGCGATTGATCTGAAGTCATTTTATGCATCCGTGGAGTGTGCAGAGAGGGGCTTAGATCCACTGACGACAAATCTTGTAGTGGCAGATACATCCCGTACTGCGAAGACAATCTGTCTTGCAGTGTCTCCCTCTTTGAAAGCATATGGGATTCCGGGGAGAGCAAGACTTTTTGAAGTGGAGCAGAAAGTCCGGGAAGTGAATATAGAGCGGAGGCAGAAGATTCAGAAAAGAGAGTTCACGGGAGAATCGACAGATGAAAGGGAACTGGCGGAAAATCCGGAGCTGGAGTTGCAATATATTGCAGCTACACCGAGGATGGCTTTGTATATAGAATACAGCGTCAGAATTTACAGGATTTATCTGAAGTATGTTGCACCGGAAGACATTCATGTGTATTCTATTGATGAGGTATTTATTGATGCAACTGCCTATCTGAGAACTTATGGGATGACAGCGAAAGAACTGGCTGCGAAGATGATCCGGGACGTGCTGGAGCAGACCGGGATTACGGCTGCTGCGGGGATTGGTACGAATCTGTATTTATGTAAGATTGCGATGGATATTATGGCGAAGCGGGTACAGCCGGATAAGAATGGTGTGAGGATTGCCTCGCTGGATGAACTGAGTTATCGAAAGCAGTTATGGGATCATCGTCCACTGACAGATTTTTGGAGAGTCGGAAGAGGTTATATGAAAAAGCTGGAAGAGAACGGTCTTTATACGATGGGAGATATTGCGAGGTGTTCCGTGGGAACTCCGGAAGATTTTTATAATGAAGCTCTTCTTTATCGGCTTTTTGGAGTGAATGCAGAACTGCTGATCGATCATGCATGGGGATGGGAGTCATGCACAATGCAGGAGATAAAAGAGTATAAGCCCTCTGCGAACAGTTTGGGTTCAGGTCAGGTGCTGCAGTGTCCGTATCCTTATGAGAAGGCACGGTTGGTTGTCAGAGAAATGGCAGACCAGCTTGCACTGGAACTGGTGGACAAAGAACTGGTGACAGATCAGGTTGTACTTACGGTTGGATATGATATTGAAAATCTGAGAGATCCGTCTATACGTGGCAGATATCATGGCGAAGTAAAAAAAGATCATTATGGCAGGATGGTACCGAAGCATGCACATGGGACAGCCAACCTGCCGACAGCAACTTCCTCTACAAAGGAGATTCTTGAGGCGGTTACCGGACTGTATGAAGAAATTGTAAATCCGCTTTTATTTGTGCGACGGATTTCACTTACTGCCAATAAGGTGGTCAGTGAAAAAGATGTTACTGTGGGTCAGAGTTTTGAACAGTTGGATCTGTTTACGGATTATGCAGCACTGGAAGTAAAGAAAAAAGAAGTGCAGGAAGAGAGAAACCGGGAAAAAAGTGTTCAGAAAGCGGTTTTGGATATAAAAAAGAAGTACGGGAAGAATGCGGTATTAAAAGGAATGAATCTGATTGAAGGTGCGACAGCCGTTGCGAGGAACCGGCAGATCGGTGGACATAAGGCATAAAGGGAGGAGAATCGAAGATGAAAGACGCTGGAACTGGAAGTGACTATGAGGAACTTCTCTATTTGCCGCACCACGTGTCAGATGTGCATCCGAGAATGGCAACGATTGACAGGGCAGCCCAGTTTGCACCGTTTGCGGCACTGACAGGTTATGAGGAGGCCGTAGATGAATGTATAAAAAGAATGGAAGAGGAAGTGGAGAACGAATATGGTAAAGATTGATTTGATAACGGGATTCCTTGGATCAGGTAAGACTACATTTATAAAAAAATATGCCACGTATCTGATGAGAAAAGGCTTGAATATAGGTATTTTGGAAAATGACCATGGTGCAGTCAATGTAGATATGATGTTATTGCAGGAACTAAGAGGAGATCAGTGCGAACTGGAGATGATTTCAGGAGGCTGCGATGCAGAGACGCACAGACGAAGATTCCGGACCAAGCTTATTTCAATGGGAATGTGTGGGTATGACAGGGTTCTGGTCGAACCGTCAGGAATTTATGATATTGATGAATTTTTTGATGTGCTCCGGGACGAACCATTGGATCACTGGTATGAGATTGGCAATGTGATTGCAGTAGTAAATGCAGGTCTGGAAGAGACATTATCAGATCAGGCAGAATTTCTTCTTGCATCGGAAGTTGCAGATGCCGGAAGTATTATTCTGAGCAGAAGTCAGGAAGTGCCTGTGACGAAGCAGGATGCGACCATAGAGCATCTGAACCGGTCTCTGGTGAAGCTCGGCTGCAGACGGCAGATAAAAGGGGATGAGGTGTTAAGATCTCCATGGAATGAATGGACAGAAAGGGAATTTGAACAGGTCTTGAATGGCGGCTACTGTACAGAGAGTTACAGAAAGCCGGAATACAGGGAAGATCAGGGCTTTCAGTCTTTGTATTATATGAATCTTCAGATAAAGAAAGAAGAATTGAAAGAAAAGATGAAAGAGGCATTGAAAGATCCGGCCTGTGGAAAGCTTTTCCGAATTAAAGGATTTATGCAGGATGAGAATGAAAAGTGGATCGAGCTAAATGCGACGCAGTATGAAATTCAGATGAACCCGGTCGGGGAGGGACAGAATGTACTGATTGTGATCGGTGAAGGATTGGAGGAGGATGCACTTGCAAAATACTTTGGAACTCCTGCCAGATAGTGATCCGGTCGCATTTGAAAGACTGTTGGAATTGACAGATCAGGGGCAGTTTGAATTGATTTATCCTGATGATCTGAAGCAGGGGAAAATTCGTCTGATCTATATGATGAATGATGCAGCGGAAAGTTTTCTTGCATTTGAACAGGCAAGGATGAAGGGAAAGTATAAAAAGGATTTTGAAGGTGAAATCGAAGCAGAACTGCATTTGATGAAAGATCAGCAGGAATACGGGTTAATCATCAGGCAGGCAGAAAATGTATTTACTCTTTTCTTCAGAAATCTGACAGTAGAAACCCGGCTTTATAACTATGGAGAAATTGGGCATTTCTGGATCGGTGGTTATGAGTATCTGAGGCAGATTGAGTATAAAGCATCAATCATCAGAGATAAAAGAGAATATCTCGGAAATGATTTCTGTAATGAGACGGAACTGAAACTTGCAGAGCTTGCAGATTTTCCACCTTTGAATTATTGCTGTTATCCGTCAGTTTCAGAGCAGTATATTTTTTACCGGGATGATCCGTGGAGTCCGTCTGAAGAGGCAATGGATGTCATGGAAGAACTGCTGGGAAAAGTAGATGACCGGAGAATGCTCAGAATATTGAGACTTTACCGGAGACACCCATATAAGGTATTGGCACGCTATATGGCAAGGATGTTCCACAGGAGTTCGCATGATAAGATTGTTGATCTTTTGCAGGAAATGATCGTAGAAGCTGCAAAGACGTATCCGCAGAGAAGATTGCAGACAGATGAAAAAGTGCGGTATGAGAAGCTGCTAAAAAAAGCGGAAATGAGAAAAAATGAACTGGAGTCGCGGGGGATCAGGGCAACGATCTTCTGCGAAGAACCATTTGAAGCGGTCAGGGATTCGGTTGATCTTAAAGTATATCTTATGATCTGGAAAAGAGGAACTTTTAATAGAAAAGTAAGAATTGAAGAGATCATTTAATTGTTATCTGAAGACGGATGGAGTATAATAAGCAGTGGTCAGATCGTGACTTAAGATAAAGATTGGATTTTTATTAAAGAGAGGATACACGTATGATAACAGTAAAAGAATACAGAGGACATATTCGTAACTGGGAAGAACTTTGTGAAAGATTGGGAATTGATCTGTCTCTTTCAAGAGAAGAGCGGGAAAAAGAAATTCTGATCAAAGCGTATCAGACATGGGGCTATGAGATGGCAGACCATATGTATGGAATGTTTGCATTTGCTCTTTGGGATGATGAAGAGAAGAAGCTGTTCTGTCTGAGAGATCAGTTTGGCACAAAGCCATTCTATTATTATGAGACAGAGGATGGACAGCTTCTGTACGGTACAATGATCCGTGATATTATGAAGCAGCCTGGTTTTGTGAAAGAATTGAATGAGGAAATGCTGCAGTTATATCTGAGTCTTACATATGTAGCCGGTGAGAATACGTTTTTCAGAGGTCTGAAGAAGCTGATGCCGGGACGTTATCTGATCTGGCAGAATGGCAGACTTACAATTAAAAGATACTGGAAGCCTGAATTTCATCCGGATGAGAGTAAATCTCTTGAAGACTGGGCAGATGAGATTCATTCCACGATCCAGGAGATCATGCCGGAAGTGAAGACTGCGGATGAGAAAGTAGAGTCTTTCCTTTCAGGTGGTGTAGATTCTTCCTATGTACTTGCAATGTCTGATGCAGAGCAGGCTGACGGATGTGGATATGAAGAGGAGAGATTTGATGAATCTGTTCTTGCGGAAAAGACTGCAAGGATTCTTGGAAGAAAGTTCTCAAGGAGTCTGATCACACCGGAGCAGTTCTTTGATATAGTACCATATGTGATGTATAATATGGAGCAGCCGTTAGGTGATGCATCTGCGATTGTATTTACGCTTGGATGTAATGCAACGGCAGAGCATACAAAAATCTGCTATTCCGGAGAGGGTGCGGATGAATTTTTTGGTGGATATAATATGTACCGTAATGCAGAACGTTATGGGGAGAATCTGAAGACGTTCTATGTTGGAAATACGAACATCATGAAAGAAGATGAGAAAAAGAAGATTCTGAAAAAGTATGACCCGGATGTACTCCCGATCGAAGTGGCAAGAGAAATTTACGAAGAGACAGAAGGACTCGATCCGCTGTCAAAGATGTCAGATGTAGATATTCAGATCTGGCTGGAGGGAGATATTTATCTGAACGTTGATAAGATGAGTAAGGCAGCAGGACTGGAGATCCGTATGCCACTGACAGACAGAAGGATTTTTGACATTGCGTCCCGTATGCCTTCAAGATATAAAGTGAATGAAGAGCAGAATAAGGTGGCGTTCCGTACAGCCGCAGCGAAGGTATTGCCGGAAGAGATTGCTTTCCGCAAGAAACTTGGATTTATTGTTCCGATTCGTATTTGGATGGCTGACGACAGATATAATCAGGATGTAAGACGGTTGTTCAACAGTGAGATTGCAGAGAAATTTTTTGATGTGGAGGCAATCAATGAAATTTTTGCAGACTATGTTGGTGGAAATTCTGATAACTGGAGAAAGGTATGGACGATCTATACATTCCTTGTATGGTATGAGGAGTATTTTATAAAGAGATAAGCTGGCAGCAAAGTGTAGAACGTTGCAGAGATAAAAAGGAAACCGCAGAAGTAAAATGAGACTTCTGCGGTTTCGTTAGTTCATTATAGTTGCCGGGGATATGTCTGAAAAATCTACTGATTTTTTAGACATATCCCCGGCAGTTTTTTCTCAAATATCTTCTTCAGATCATGGAAGAAGAAAGGCATACATAACAACAAAGTGGCACATACTTCCGCCCATTACGAAGAGATGAAAGATCTCATGGCTGCCGAAATTTTTATGACGGCTGTTGAATATAGGAAGTTTCAATGCATAGATCACTCCACCTACAGTATAAATAATTCCTCCGGTAAGAAGCCATGCAAAAGCGGCAGAGGACATATTATTGAGGATCTGAGAAAAAGCCAGAACACAGGTCCATCCCATACCAATGTAGAGGACAGAGGAGATCCATTTCGGACAAAACACCCAGAATGCCTTGATCAATATGCCGGCAATCGCAAATGCCCATACAATACAAAGAAGCGTGATGCCACGAGTCCCTTTTACTACAAGGAGGCATACCGGTGTATAGCTTCCTGCGATCAGAACGGAGATCATCATATGATCGATTTTTTTCAAGATAGTATTTACTTTTGGCGAGATATCAAAAGTATGATACGTTGTACTTGCAGCATATAATAAAATCAGACTGATCGCATAGACTGTAAGAGATCCAATGTAGATCCGGCTTGGTTCATGTGCAGCCTTGATAAGGAGCGGTACTGCCGCAAAGATTGCCATGAGCATGCCGATAAAATGAGTGATCGCACTTCCGGGATCTTTAATATGATGTCTTTTTTCCATAATAACACACCTCCGATATATTGATAAAACAACAAGTAGTTTTCAATACTACATTTAACGTATGCATATATAATAGCATGTATTCATGAAAAATCAAGAGGAGATTAAAAGGAATATGAAAAAAGTCAGATACAAATGTTGTACCTGACTTTTGAATATCTACGGGAATCCACAGGAAAACTATCGAATGACAGTGCCTGTCTTGCCTTTTAATGCATCCGTTACTTTATCGAAAGAAGTAATGTAAGCACTGCGTCCTTCGCATTCTTCTACGAAATCAACAGAAGCACGGAATTTAGGAAGCATATTGTAAATTCCGAAATGTCCTTCCTCCATATATGTCTTAGCCTGTTCTGTTGTGATCTCTCC
This region includes:
- the trhA gene encoding PAQR family membrane homeostasis protein TrhA, translating into MEKRHHIKDPGSAITHFIGMLMAIFAAVPLLIKAAHEPSRIYIGSLTVYAISLILLYAASTTYHTFDISPKVNTILKKIDHMMISVLIAGSYTPVCLLVVKGTRGITLLCIVWAFAIAGILIKAFWVFCPKWISSVLYIGMGWTCVLAFSQILNNMSSAAFAWLLTGGIIYTVGGVIYALKLPIFNSRHKNFGSHEIFHLFVMGGSMCHFVVMYAFLLP
- the asnB gene encoding asparagine synthase (glutamine-hydrolyzing), producing MITVKEYRGHIRNWEELCERLGIDLSLSREEREKEILIKAYQTWGYEMADHMYGMFAFALWDDEEKKLFCLRDQFGTKPFYYYETEDGQLLYGTMIRDIMKQPGFVKELNEEMLQLYLSLTYVAGENTFFRGLKKLMPGRYLIWQNGRLTIKRYWKPEFHPDESKSLEDWADEIHSTIQEIMPEVKTADEKVESFLSGGVDSSYVLAMSDAEQADGCGYEEERFDESVLAEKTARILGRKFSRSLITPEQFFDIVPYVMYNMEQPLGDASAIVFTLGCNATAEHTKICYSGEGADEFFGGYNMYRNAERYGENLKTFYVGNTNIMKEDEKKKILKKYDPDVLPIEVAREIYEETEGLDPLSKMSDVDIQIWLEGDIYLNVDKMSKAAGLEIRMPLTDRRIFDIASRMPSRYKVNEEQNKVAFRTAAAKVLPEEIAFRKKLGFIVPIRIWMADDRYNQDVRRLFNSEIAEKFFDVEAINEIFADYVGGNSDNWRKVWTIYTFLVWYEEYFIKR